Proteins from a genomic interval of Callospermophilus lateralis isolate mCalLat2 chromosome 1, mCalLat2.hap1, whole genome shotgun sequence:
- the LOC143410805 gene encoding olfactory receptor 7E178-like — protein sequence MAQLKEFVVLFEYLVSLLIYFLCPILFFFFKRCPKKIKLKNITSVSEFHLLALSEDPDLQPVLFGLLLSMYLVGVLGNLLIILAVSSDSHLHTPMYFFLSNLSLADICFISTTVPKMLMNIQTHSRAISYVGCLTQMSIFIIFGCMDDMLLTVMAYDRFVAICHPLQYSVIMNPRLCGFFVLVSVLFSLLESQLHNLIVSHFAYFKDVEISNFFCEASQVLNLSCSDTFTKNAIMYFVGAISGFLPLSGIFYSYYKIVSSVLRIPSSSGKYKAFSTCGSHLAVVCLFYGTAVGVYLASTVSQSSRKTAVFSLMYAVVIPMLNPFIYSLRNRDINKALWRQHSRTV from the exons ATGGCCCAG CTAAAGGAATTTGTAGTATTGTTTGAATACTTGGTGTCTCTGCTTATCTATTTTCTTTGTccaatactctttttttttttcaaaaggtgccccaaaaaaattaaactgaaaaACATAACATCTGTATCAGAATTCCATCTCCTGGCACTCTCAGAGGACCCAGACCTGCAGCCTGTCCTCTTTGGACTGCTTCTGTCCATGTACCTGGTTGGGGTGCTCGGGAACCTGCTCATCATTTTGGCTGTCAGCTCTGACTCTcacctccacacccccatgtacttcttcctctccaacctgtccttggCTGACATCTGCTTCATCTCCACTACGGTCCCAAAGATGCTCATGAACATCCAAACTCACAGCAGAGCCATCTCCTATGTGGGCTGCCTGACACAGATgtctatttttatcatttttggaTGTATGGATGACATGCTTCTGACTGTGATGGCCTATGACCGGTTTGTGGCCATCTGTCACCCCCTGCAATACTCAGTCATCATGAACCCTCGCCTCTGTGGCTTTTTCGTTTTGGTGTCTGTTTTGTTTAGCCTTTTGGAATCCCAGCTTCACAATTTGATTGTCTCACACTTTGCCTACTTTAAAGATGTggaaatttctaatttcttttgtGAGGCTTCTCAAGTACTGAATCTTTCTTGTTCTGATACCTTTACCAAAAATGCAATCATGTATTTTGTTGGTGCCATCTCAGGATTCCTTCCTCTCTCAGGGATCTTTTACTCATACTACAAAATTGTTTCCTCTGTTCTTAGAATCCCATCATCAAGTGGGAAGTacaaagccttctccacctgtgggtctcacctggcagttgtttgtttattttatggaACAGCGGTTGGAGTGTACCTTGCTTCTACTGTATCACAATCGTCCAGAAAGACTGCTGTCTTCTCACTGATGTATGCTGTGGTCATTCCTATGTTGAATCCTTTtatctacagcctgaggaacaggGACATTAATAAAGCTCTGTGGAGGCAGCACAGCAGGACAGTGTAA